The following proteins are encoded in a genomic region of Takifugu rubripes chromosome 21, fTakRub1.2, whole genome shotgun sequence:
- the skic3 gene encoding tetratricopeptide repeat protein 37 isoform X1, with translation MTMSTLSGLPGFQMSSKEVKTELKSAREAIKKKEFKEALKHCKAVLKLEKNNYNAWVFIGLAASELEQPDQAQTAYKKAVELEPEQLLAWQGLANLYEKTDQWDFKDELPNVYQKLVDLYASSDKNKCYELIRKLLDIYHSDKEYLKLAKLWLQLLHLKEEEAVERKELLQLWQEMAQLLLDCLNEEEQHGDIQQHLITAFEKALSLMDAVPGEEHKKVSLDYIRCLSKLPTEEGRLKEACESMLALYPNQSYPLEVLCSHYLNTGAQDEVAVSCFSRLLNLAPNSGLGHLGLGTKALHEGRFKDAIKELQQGLKKMSLNTGWYSLAEAQFKTHKYSDSAVSCSQGLALCASEDEQQREKLLRLKLEALVGSGGEEAASEAMETFSQLSGAKEDPVLLMLKGRAHLNMGHVDQALQASSELLSSRPNLAQAFVLRGLVQVAQGEQQLAEESFLKAISQSPDCGEYYFLLGKLYWDMGEATRNDRSKAYTHLIKAAKLDPNAGRVFHYLGRYYQEVVCDHGRARGCYKKAFDLDNDDVESGAAAVDLSMKDDDMDSALEMLQSVIEKATPGSGKWAWLRRGLYYLKIGQHQKAIADLQAALRADPEDWVCWECLGEAYLNRRSFTAALKAFGKAHQLHPGSIYSVYQAAAIKQTLGKFKEAVAEYLQITAQQDYVPALKGLGECQLSLAKSLMEDCRDGGAVDLIQQAIVNLFRAVELRPDLSCLWKLLGDACTAVSTVSPNRAQLAIPAALAGLVPDAQNQLLNQAQALKVGERCYVRALRLMPEVPSLWHDLGLNYYHQSRLPCVSGGEENAPCLLLEKAQECLKKAVMLDSASHNHWNALGVISMSKGLENFALAQHCFIKSIEVEQNNVVAWTNIGTLYLKKENIELAHKAFKVAQSLEPLYVNCWIGQALIAEKVGNYDTMDLFRHTTELSTHMEGVKGYAYWVCSTLLDKSNRDSELYRYNIVQMNAVSAAQVALTKYTERIQCDPAAFIMLGYLNEHLHLKRQALHGYQRAVELLQSSSREELVFALGNYGRALSTLGQWDKAACVYKSTQLQELSDVVGLALAYCRAGRLTESRDAYDSALALAATEKEKAYILTAQALLQHRQGNLDLAKTLLFKCSMLKEPISESLLCLCALGLVHSDATLASAALTELLKQGAPSGSVVEQRCLLTCALLALQRNYSAVQREASRAVHSNPGNASLWALLSRVIPQYYPRKANGGATAGHVACLSSMTQGKRALLYSGVNQLANGRHSGEDSHNNALKMMQRAVLLCPDDPATWAGLMAACHTENTCCYLSGSAPRRQGMEQSLMAIVSEKVCDVEEIERPLAQSLEGWVLQQAVAGLMLAGQLEQAEALCSQVLSVSPEHPGVLLLLRQVQCQRLLGAADHAVLPDGVLEQLNNTVMVNPTNLGAWHWLAEVYRGQGLLLQAVMAYRQSLQLASQLGIHNSQFASLLRLALLALRPCMAGVQGNQWADLILEATAEVLKLSPAPVALLFQALLQFATKMPARETRRSLERLTCVSSQDFPVTVVQVARWYLLRHLHAKGDEELIKVHLQHAKESGDERLLTFHSLLNKSQL, from the exons ATGACCATGTCTACTTTGTCTGGATTACCTGGATTCCAG ATGTCGAGTAAAGAAGTGAAAACTGAATTGAAAAGCGCCAGAGaggctattaaaaaaaaagaattcaagGAGGCTCTAAAGCACTGTAAG GCTGTTCTAAAACTCGAGAAGAACAACTATAATGCCTGGGTGTTCATTGGCCTTGCAGCCAGTGAGTTGGAGCAGCCAGACCAGGCTCAGACAGCCTATAAAAAAGCAGTTGAGCTGGAGCCTGAGCAGCTTCTAGCATGGCAG GGTTTGGCAAATCTTTATGAGAAGACTGATCAGTGGGATTTTAAAGATGAACTACCTAATGTCTATCAGAAGCTTGTTGACCTGTATGCAAG ctctgacaaaaacaaatgttatgAGCTGATCAGAAAGCTGTTGGACATCTATCACTCTGACAAAGAGTATTTAAAG TTGGCAAAGCTTTGGCTGCAGTTGCTTCatctgaaggaggaagaggctgtGGAGAGGAAAGAGTTACTACAGTTATGGCAAGAGATGGCCCAGCTCCTCTTAGACTGCCTtaatgaggaggagcagcacggGGACATCCAGCAGCAT TTAATCACAGCGTTTGAAAAAGCCTTGAGTCTAATGGATGCTGTACCAGGGGAGGAACACAAGAAGGTTTCACTTGACTACATTAGATGTCTCTCCAAA CTTCCAACAGAGGAAGGCAGACTGAAAGAGGCATGTGAGTCCATGCTGGCCCTGTATCCCAACCAAAGTTATCCACTTGAAGTTCTCTGTTCTCACTATCTCAACACAG GTGCTCAGGATGAGGTTGCAGTCAGCTGTTTTTCACGGCTCCTGAATCTTGCCCCTAACAGTGGACTGGGCCATCTGGGTCTGGGCACCAAAGCCCTGCATGAAGGGAGGTTTAAAGATGCCATTAAGGAGCTCCAACAAG gtttgAAGAAAATGAGCCTGAATACCGGATGGTACAGTCTCGCCGAAGCTCAGTTTAAAACCCACAAATACTCAGACAGTGCTGTGTCATGCTCTCAAG GTCTGGCACTTTGTGCTTCTGAGGACGAGCAACAAAGAGAAAAACTGCTCCGACTGAAGCTGGAAGCGTTAGttgggagtggaggagaggaagctgccagtgaggccatggagacaTTTTCACAG CTCTCAGGTGCTAAAGAAGACCCCGTTCTTTTAATGCTGAAAGGCCGTGCACACCTCAACATGGGACACGTTGACCAAGCTTTACAG GCGTCATCAGAGTTGCTGTCCTCCCGTCCTAATCTGGCCCAGGCCTTCGTACTGAGAGGACTGGTCCAGGTCGCacagggagagcagcagctggcggaagagag ttTCCTGAAGGCAATTAGCCAGAGTCCGGACTGTGGAGAGTATTATTTCCTGTTAGGGAAACTTTATTGGGACATGGGAGAGGCGACTCGTAATGACAGGAGCAAAGCCTACACACATCTAATCAAG GCTGCAAAGTTGGACCCAAACGCTGGTCGTGTGTTCCACTACCTGGGACGTTATTACCAGGAGGTGGTGTGTGATCACGGACGCGCACGAGGCTGCTACAAGAAAGCTTTTGACTTGGACAACGATGATGTGGAGTCTGGGGCGGCTGCAGTGGATCTCAGTATGAAAGACGATGATATG GACAGTGCCTTAGAAATGCTCCAGTCAGTCATCGAGAAAGCCACTCCAGGATCAGGAAAATGGGCTTGGCTGAGAAGAGGACTTTACTATCTGAAGATTGGACAGCATCAAAAAGCTATAGCTGA TCTGCAGGCCGCACTGAGGGCGGACCCTGAAGACTGGGTCTGTTGGGAGTGTTTAGGCGAGGCCTACCTGAACCGCAGAAGCTTCACGGCAGCTTTGAAGGCCTTTGGGAAGGCCCATCAGCTGCATCCCGGTTCTATCTACAGCGTCTACCAGGCCGCCGCCATCAAACAGACCCTTGGCAAGTTCAAAGAAGCAGTCGCTGAATATTTGCAAATCACAGCCCAACAGGATTATGTTCCCGCTCTTAAAG GTCTCGGGGAGTGCCAGTTGTCCCTCGCTAAGAGTCTGATGGAAGACTGTAGAGATGGGGGAGCTGTGGACCTTATTCAGCAAGCAATCGTAAACCTTTTCAG AGCTGTGGAGCTGCGTCCAGACCTGAGCTGTTTGTGGAAACTGCTGGGAGATGCTTGCACAGCAGTTAGCACTGTGTCGCCAAACAGAGCCCAGCTAGCTATACCCGCTGCTTTGGCCGGCTTAGTCCCTGACGCTCAGAATCAGCTTTTGAACCAGGCCCAGGCACTTAAAGTCGGAGAGAG atgttatGTCCGGGCCTTGAGGCTGATGCCTGAAGTCCCCAGTCTGTGGCATGACCTCGGACTCAACTATTACCACCAGTCCCGCCTGCCCTGCGTCTCAGGCGGGGAGGAGAACGCCCCGTGCCTCCTGCTAGAAAAGGCCCAGGAG TGTCTAAAAAAGGCCGTGATGTTGGACAGTGCAAGTCACAACCACTGGAATGCCTTGGGAGTGATTTCAATGAGCAAAG GTTTAGAGAACTTTGCTCTCGCTCAGCATTGCTTCATCAAATCAATTGAAGTAGAGCAAAAT AATGTTGTTGCTTGGACAAATATCGGTACCCTCTATCTGAAGAAGGAGAACATTGAG CTGGCACACAAGGCTTTCAAGGTCGCTCAGTCCCTGGAGCCTCTTTATGTCAACTGTTGGATTGGACAG GCACTGATAGCAGAGAAGGTTGGAAACTATGACACCATGGATCTCTTCAGACACACCACAGAGCTCAGCACACAT ATGGAGGGGGTGAAGGGTTATGCCTACTGGGTGTGTTCCACCCTGTTGGATAAGAGCAACAGAGACTCTGAACTGTACCGCTACAACATAGTCCAGATGAACGCCGTCTCCGCAGCACAGGTGGCCCTCACCAAGTACACGG AAAGGATCCAGTGTGACCCTGCTGCCTTCATCATGCTTGGCTATTTGAACGAACATCTGCATTTGAAGCGGCAGGCTTTACATGGTTACCAAAG AGCTGTGGAGCTGCTTCAGTCCTCTTCAAGAGAGGAGCTGGTGTTTGCTCTGGGCAACTATGGCCGTGCTTTAAG CACTTTGGGCCAGTGGGACAAAGCAGCGTGTGTCTATAAATCCACCCAGCTTCAGGAGCTCAGCGACGTGGTCGGGCTGGCTCTGGCCTACTGCAGGGCTGGACGCctcacagagagcagagatg CCTATGACAGCGCCTTGGCTTTGGCTGCCACTGAGAAGGAGAAGGCCTACATCCTGACGGCCCAGGCCCTGCTTCAGCACCGGCAGGGGAACCTAGACTTGGCCAAAACGCTCCTCTTTAAATG CTCAATGCTGAAGGAGCCGATTTCCGAGTCTCTCCTGTGTTTATGTGCGCTGGGTTTAGTCCACAGTGATGCTACATTAGCATCTGCTGCCCTCACTGAGCTGCTCAAGCAAGGTGCCCCCTCTGGTAGCGTTGTCGAGCAGCGGTGCCTTCTGACCTGTGCCTTGCTGGCCCTGCAGCGCAACTACAGCGCAGTGCAAAGAGAGGCCTCCCGAGCCGTGCACAG CAATCCTGGAAACGCATCTTTGTGGGCTTTGCTGTCCAGAGTGATACCGCAGTACTACCCCAGGAAGGCCAAT GGTGGAGCAACAGCTGGTCATGTAGCCTGTCTGTCCAGTATGACCCAGGGAAAG agggcgctgttgTACAGTGGCGTGAACCAGCTGGCGAATGGGAGACACTCTGGAGAGGACAGTCACAACAATGCACTGAAGATGATGCAGAGGGCCGTACTTCTCTGTCCTG ACGATCCAGCAACATGGGCGGGATTAATGGCTGCCTGTCACACAGAAAACACTTGCTGTTATCTGTCAGGTTCTGCTCCAAGGAGACAAGGAATGGAGCAGTCTCTCATGGCAATTGTGTCTGAGAAAG TGTGTGATGTAGAGGAAATTGAGCGACCTCTGGCTCAGTCTCTGGAGGGATGGGTGCTACAACAGGCAGTGGCTGGTCtcatgttggcaggacagctaGAACAAGCTGAAGCTCTGTGCTCTCAG GTCCTGAGTGTTTCTCCAGAACATCCaggagtgctgctgctgctgaggcaggttCAGTGTCAGCGGCTCCTGGGGGCCGCTGACCACGCCGTCCTCCCAGATGGCGTTTTGGAGCAACTGAACAACACGGTGATGGTGAACCCCACCAACCTCGGTGCGTGGCAT TGGCTGGCTGAGGTGTACCGCGGCCAGGGCCTGCTGCTCCAGGCCGTCATGGCGTACCGGCAGAGCCTGCAGCTGGCCTCACAACTCGGGATCCACAACAGCCAGTTCGCAAGCCTCCTCCGCCTGGCCCTGCTGGCCTTAAGGCCCTGCATG GCAGGTGTCCAAGGCAACCAGTGGGCAGACTTGATCTTAGAAGCCACCGCTGAGGTCTTGAAGCTGAGTCCAGCTCCTGTGGCGCTGCTTTTCCAGGCCCTGCTGCAGTTTGCTACCAAAATGCCTGCGAG AGAAACACGGCGTTCCCTGGAGAGGCTGACGTGCGTCTCCTCTCAAGACTTCCCAGTCACAGTGGTGCAGGTGGCCAGGTGGTACCTTCTCAGGCATTTACATGCTAAAGGGGACGAGGAACTGATAAAG GTCCATTTGCAACATGCGAAAGAGAGTGGAGATGAAAGGCTGCTGACATTTCATTCATTGCTCAACAAATCCCAGCTGTAA
- the skic3 gene encoding tetratricopeptide repeat protein 37 isoform X2, whose translation MSSKEVKTELKSAREAIKKKEFKEALKHCKAVLKLEKNNYNAWVFIGLAASELEQPDQAQTAYKKAVELEPEQLLAWQGLANLYEKTDQWDFKDELPNVYQKLVDLYASSDKNKCYELIRKLLDIYHSDKEYLKLAKLWLQLLHLKEEEAVERKELLQLWQEMAQLLLDCLNEEEQHGDIQQHLITAFEKALSLMDAVPGEEHKKVSLDYIRCLSKLPTEEGRLKEACESMLALYPNQSYPLEVLCSHYLNTGAQDEVAVSCFSRLLNLAPNSGLGHLGLGTKALHEGRFKDAIKELQQGLKKMSLNTGWYSLAEAQFKTHKYSDSAVSCSQGLALCASEDEQQREKLLRLKLEALVGSGGEEAASEAMETFSQLSGAKEDPVLLMLKGRAHLNMGHVDQALQASSELLSSRPNLAQAFVLRGLVQVAQGEQQLAEESFLKAISQSPDCGEYYFLLGKLYWDMGEATRNDRSKAYTHLIKAAKLDPNAGRVFHYLGRYYQEVVCDHGRARGCYKKAFDLDNDDVESGAAAVDLSMKDDDMDSALEMLQSVIEKATPGSGKWAWLRRGLYYLKIGQHQKAIADLQAALRADPEDWVCWECLGEAYLNRRSFTAALKAFGKAHQLHPGSIYSVYQAAAIKQTLGKFKEAVAEYLQITAQQDYVPALKGLGECQLSLAKSLMEDCRDGGAVDLIQQAIVNLFRAVELRPDLSCLWKLLGDACTAVSTVSPNRAQLAIPAALAGLVPDAQNQLLNQAQALKVGERCYVRALRLMPEVPSLWHDLGLNYYHQSRLPCVSGGEENAPCLLLEKAQECLKKAVMLDSASHNHWNALGVISMSKGLENFALAQHCFIKSIEVEQNNVVAWTNIGTLYLKKENIELAHKAFKVAQSLEPLYVNCWIGQALIAEKVGNYDTMDLFRHTTELSTHMEGVKGYAYWVCSTLLDKSNRDSELYRYNIVQMNAVSAAQVALTKYTERIQCDPAAFIMLGYLNEHLHLKRQALHGYQRAVELLQSSSREELVFALGNYGRALSTLGQWDKAACVYKSTQLQELSDVVGLALAYCRAGRLTESRDAYDSALALAATEKEKAYILTAQALLQHRQGNLDLAKTLLFKCSMLKEPISESLLCLCALGLVHSDATLASAALTELLKQGAPSGSVVEQRCLLTCALLALQRNYSAVQREASRAVHSNPGNASLWALLSRVIPQYYPRKANGGATAGHVACLSSMTQGKRALLYSGVNQLANGRHSGEDSHNNALKMMQRAVLLCPDDPATWAGLMAACHTENTCCYLSGSAPRRQGMEQSLMAIVSEKVCDVEEIERPLAQSLEGWVLQQAVAGLMLAGQLEQAEALCSQVLSVSPEHPGVLLLLRQVQCQRLLGAADHAVLPDGVLEQLNNTVMVNPTNLGAWHWLAEVYRGQGLLLQAVMAYRQSLQLASQLGIHNSQFASLLRLALLALRPCMAGVQGNQWADLILEATAEVLKLSPAPVALLFQALLQFATKMPARETRRSLERLTCVSSQDFPVTVVQVARWYLLRHLHAKGDEELIKVHLQHAKESGDERLLTFHSLLNKSQL comes from the exons ATGTCGAGTAAAGAAGTGAAAACTGAATTGAAAAGCGCCAGAGaggctattaaaaaaaaagaattcaagGAGGCTCTAAAGCACTGTAAG GCTGTTCTAAAACTCGAGAAGAACAACTATAATGCCTGGGTGTTCATTGGCCTTGCAGCCAGTGAGTTGGAGCAGCCAGACCAGGCTCAGACAGCCTATAAAAAAGCAGTTGAGCTGGAGCCTGAGCAGCTTCTAGCATGGCAG GGTTTGGCAAATCTTTATGAGAAGACTGATCAGTGGGATTTTAAAGATGAACTACCTAATGTCTATCAGAAGCTTGTTGACCTGTATGCAAG ctctgacaaaaacaaatgttatgAGCTGATCAGAAAGCTGTTGGACATCTATCACTCTGACAAAGAGTATTTAAAG TTGGCAAAGCTTTGGCTGCAGTTGCTTCatctgaaggaggaagaggctgtGGAGAGGAAAGAGTTACTACAGTTATGGCAAGAGATGGCCCAGCTCCTCTTAGACTGCCTtaatgaggaggagcagcacggGGACATCCAGCAGCAT TTAATCACAGCGTTTGAAAAAGCCTTGAGTCTAATGGATGCTGTACCAGGGGAGGAACACAAGAAGGTTTCACTTGACTACATTAGATGTCTCTCCAAA CTTCCAACAGAGGAAGGCAGACTGAAAGAGGCATGTGAGTCCATGCTGGCCCTGTATCCCAACCAAAGTTATCCACTTGAAGTTCTCTGTTCTCACTATCTCAACACAG GTGCTCAGGATGAGGTTGCAGTCAGCTGTTTTTCACGGCTCCTGAATCTTGCCCCTAACAGTGGACTGGGCCATCTGGGTCTGGGCACCAAAGCCCTGCATGAAGGGAGGTTTAAAGATGCCATTAAGGAGCTCCAACAAG gtttgAAGAAAATGAGCCTGAATACCGGATGGTACAGTCTCGCCGAAGCTCAGTTTAAAACCCACAAATACTCAGACAGTGCTGTGTCATGCTCTCAAG GTCTGGCACTTTGTGCTTCTGAGGACGAGCAACAAAGAGAAAAACTGCTCCGACTGAAGCTGGAAGCGTTAGttgggagtggaggagaggaagctgccagtgaggccatggagacaTTTTCACAG CTCTCAGGTGCTAAAGAAGACCCCGTTCTTTTAATGCTGAAAGGCCGTGCACACCTCAACATGGGACACGTTGACCAAGCTTTACAG GCGTCATCAGAGTTGCTGTCCTCCCGTCCTAATCTGGCCCAGGCCTTCGTACTGAGAGGACTGGTCCAGGTCGCacagggagagcagcagctggcggaagagag ttTCCTGAAGGCAATTAGCCAGAGTCCGGACTGTGGAGAGTATTATTTCCTGTTAGGGAAACTTTATTGGGACATGGGAGAGGCGACTCGTAATGACAGGAGCAAAGCCTACACACATCTAATCAAG GCTGCAAAGTTGGACCCAAACGCTGGTCGTGTGTTCCACTACCTGGGACGTTATTACCAGGAGGTGGTGTGTGATCACGGACGCGCACGAGGCTGCTACAAGAAAGCTTTTGACTTGGACAACGATGATGTGGAGTCTGGGGCGGCTGCAGTGGATCTCAGTATGAAAGACGATGATATG GACAGTGCCTTAGAAATGCTCCAGTCAGTCATCGAGAAAGCCACTCCAGGATCAGGAAAATGGGCTTGGCTGAGAAGAGGACTTTACTATCTGAAGATTGGACAGCATCAAAAAGCTATAGCTGA TCTGCAGGCCGCACTGAGGGCGGACCCTGAAGACTGGGTCTGTTGGGAGTGTTTAGGCGAGGCCTACCTGAACCGCAGAAGCTTCACGGCAGCTTTGAAGGCCTTTGGGAAGGCCCATCAGCTGCATCCCGGTTCTATCTACAGCGTCTACCAGGCCGCCGCCATCAAACAGACCCTTGGCAAGTTCAAAGAAGCAGTCGCTGAATATTTGCAAATCACAGCCCAACAGGATTATGTTCCCGCTCTTAAAG GTCTCGGGGAGTGCCAGTTGTCCCTCGCTAAGAGTCTGATGGAAGACTGTAGAGATGGGGGAGCTGTGGACCTTATTCAGCAAGCAATCGTAAACCTTTTCAG AGCTGTGGAGCTGCGTCCAGACCTGAGCTGTTTGTGGAAACTGCTGGGAGATGCTTGCACAGCAGTTAGCACTGTGTCGCCAAACAGAGCCCAGCTAGCTATACCCGCTGCTTTGGCCGGCTTAGTCCCTGACGCTCAGAATCAGCTTTTGAACCAGGCCCAGGCACTTAAAGTCGGAGAGAG atgttatGTCCGGGCCTTGAGGCTGATGCCTGAAGTCCCCAGTCTGTGGCATGACCTCGGACTCAACTATTACCACCAGTCCCGCCTGCCCTGCGTCTCAGGCGGGGAGGAGAACGCCCCGTGCCTCCTGCTAGAAAAGGCCCAGGAG TGTCTAAAAAAGGCCGTGATGTTGGACAGTGCAAGTCACAACCACTGGAATGCCTTGGGAGTGATTTCAATGAGCAAAG GTTTAGAGAACTTTGCTCTCGCTCAGCATTGCTTCATCAAATCAATTGAAGTAGAGCAAAAT AATGTTGTTGCTTGGACAAATATCGGTACCCTCTATCTGAAGAAGGAGAACATTGAG CTGGCACACAAGGCTTTCAAGGTCGCTCAGTCCCTGGAGCCTCTTTATGTCAACTGTTGGATTGGACAG GCACTGATAGCAGAGAAGGTTGGAAACTATGACACCATGGATCTCTTCAGACACACCACAGAGCTCAGCACACAT ATGGAGGGGGTGAAGGGTTATGCCTACTGGGTGTGTTCCACCCTGTTGGATAAGAGCAACAGAGACTCTGAACTGTACCGCTACAACATAGTCCAGATGAACGCCGTCTCCGCAGCACAGGTGGCCCTCACCAAGTACACGG AAAGGATCCAGTGTGACCCTGCTGCCTTCATCATGCTTGGCTATTTGAACGAACATCTGCATTTGAAGCGGCAGGCTTTACATGGTTACCAAAG AGCTGTGGAGCTGCTTCAGTCCTCTTCAAGAGAGGAGCTGGTGTTTGCTCTGGGCAACTATGGCCGTGCTTTAAG CACTTTGGGCCAGTGGGACAAAGCAGCGTGTGTCTATAAATCCACCCAGCTTCAGGAGCTCAGCGACGTGGTCGGGCTGGCTCTGGCCTACTGCAGGGCTGGACGCctcacagagagcagagatg CCTATGACAGCGCCTTGGCTTTGGCTGCCACTGAGAAGGAGAAGGCCTACATCCTGACGGCCCAGGCCCTGCTTCAGCACCGGCAGGGGAACCTAGACTTGGCCAAAACGCTCCTCTTTAAATG CTCAATGCTGAAGGAGCCGATTTCCGAGTCTCTCCTGTGTTTATGTGCGCTGGGTTTAGTCCACAGTGATGCTACATTAGCATCTGCTGCCCTCACTGAGCTGCTCAAGCAAGGTGCCCCCTCTGGTAGCGTTGTCGAGCAGCGGTGCCTTCTGACCTGTGCCTTGCTGGCCCTGCAGCGCAACTACAGCGCAGTGCAAAGAGAGGCCTCCCGAGCCGTGCACAG CAATCCTGGAAACGCATCTTTGTGGGCTTTGCTGTCCAGAGTGATACCGCAGTACTACCCCAGGAAGGCCAAT GGTGGAGCAACAGCTGGTCATGTAGCCTGTCTGTCCAGTATGACCCAGGGAAAG agggcgctgttgTACAGTGGCGTGAACCAGCTGGCGAATGGGAGACACTCTGGAGAGGACAGTCACAACAATGCACTGAAGATGATGCAGAGGGCCGTACTTCTCTGTCCTG ACGATCCAGCAACATGGGCGGGATTAATGGCTGCCTGTCACACAGAAAACACTTGCTGTTATCTGTCAGGTTCTGCTCCAAGGAGACAAGGAATGGAGCAGTCTCTCATGGCAATTGTGTCTGAGAAAG TGTGTGATGTAGAGGAAATTGAGCGACCTCTGGCTCAGTCTCTGGAGGGATGGGTGCTACAACAGGCAGTGGCTGGTCtcatgttggcaggacagctaGAACAAGCTGAAGCTCTGTGCTCTCAG GTCCTGAGTGTTTCTCCAGAACATCCaggagtgctgctgctgctgaggcaggttCAGTGTCAGCGGCTCCTGGGGGCCGCTGACCACGCCGTCCTCCCAGATGGCGTTTTGGAGCAACTGAACAACACGGTGATGGTGAACCCCACCAACCTCGGTGCGTGGCAT TGGCTGGCTGAGGTGTACCGCGGCCAGGGCCTGCTGCTCCAGGCCGTCATGGCGTACCGGCAGAGCCTGCAGCTGGCCTCACAACTCGGGATCCACAACAGCCAGTTCGCAAGCCTCCTCCGCCTGGCCCTGCTGGCCTTAAGGCCCTGCATG GCAGGTGTCCAAGGCAACCAGTGGGCAGACTTGATCTTAGAAGCCACCGCTGAGGTCTTGAAGCTGAGTCCAGCTCCTGTGGCGCTGCTTTTCCAGGCCCTGCTGCAGTTTGCTACCAAAATGCCTGCGAG AGAAACACGGCGTTCCCTGGAGAGGCTGACGTGCGTCTCCTCTCAAGACTTCCCAGTCACAGTGGTGCAGGTGGCCAGGTGGTACCTTCTCAGGCATTTACATGCTAAAGGGGACGAGGAACTGATAAAG GTCCATTTGCAACATGCGAAAGAGAGTGGAGATGAAAGGCTGCTGACATTTCATTCATTGCTCAACAAATCCCAGCTGTAA
- the LOC101080231 gene encoding uncharacterized protein, giving the protein MSVRFSGWRVEDSEYSVHHGELKMNKKPRRRGIYTMYHGTTVANARLIIPNGFQRSKVGLLGEGVYVTRDVLKACNYPRNSALSDRVVLKLRVRLGKCKEIRDDKDPLLTTWSKNGFDSAWVPPDAKMASVPSGLQENCVFDPRRVEVVGIARAHTSAIEKDLVKLLDKKPEDRGDRKVCSLCRRRTHRDVPHVVQGCWACHQDICILMIEHKCGAKPMILYFSRSSQYASVPLRNCPDGELTEKPSDWRKNSCFSRMSLQFSGWVVIYDEDQPSGQLGATQKPRNCGIYTMYHGTSVASARLIIANGFMQSQGGMLGKGVYVSRDQTKAERYPLNNPASDRVVLELLVRVGRVKRINKDNHPLQYTWNEEGYDTAWVPPNCGMKAVPSGLEEDCVFDPKNIKVVAIAKAPDAVLQELQQLVATHLRDPAADGTIHVCPLCMREVRAGSHVTQACWSCNQDICIFMPQHVCRRV; this is encoded by the exons ATGTCAGTGAGATTCagtggatggagggtggaggacaGCGAGTACTCCGTTCACCACGGCGAGCTGAAGATGAATAAGAAGCCTCGTAGGCGAGGCATCTACACCATGTACCACGGCACCACGGTGGCCAACGCCCGGCTCATCATCCCCAATGGATTCCAGCGGTCAAAGGTCGGACTGCTGGGGGAGGGCGTGTACGTCACCCGGGACGTATTGAAGGCGTGCAACTATCCAAGGAACAGTGCATTGTCAGACCGCGTGGTCTTGAAATTAAGAGTGCGTCTTGGGAAGTGCAAGGAAATCCGTGATGATAAAGACCCCCTGCTGACCACCTGGAGCAAGAATGGCTTTGATTCCGCCTGGGTGCCGCCTGACGCCAAGATGGCCTCTGTGCCCAGCGGGCTGCAGGAGAATTGTGTGTTTGACCCCcggagggtggaggtggtgggcaTTGCAAGGGCGCATACCTCTGCCATAGAGAAAGACCTTGTGAAGCTTCTGGACAAAAAGCCGGAAGACCGCGGTGATAGAAAAGTTTGCTCATTGTGTAGAAGAAGAACTCACCGGGATGTTCCGCACGTCGTGCAGGGATGCTGGGCCTGCCACCAAGACATCTGCATTCTGATGATCGAGCATAAGTGTGGAGCCAAACC AATGATCTTATATTTTTCAAGGTCGAGCCAATACGCGTCGGTGCCGCTGCGTAATTGTCCGGATGGAGAATTAACGGAAAAACCCTCTGACTGGAG aaaaaaCAGCTGCTTCAGCAGGATGTCGCTGCAGTTCAGTGGTTGGGTTGTGATCTATGACGAAGACCAGCCGAGTGGCCAGCTCGGCGCGACGCAGAAACCCAGGAATTGTGGCATCTACACCATGTACCACGGCACCAGCGTCGCCAGTGCTCGGCTCATCATCGCTAATGGCTTTATGCAGTCCCAGGGAGGAATGCTCGGGAAGGGCGTGTACGTCAGTCGTGACCAAACGAAGGCAGAGCGTTACCCGTTAAACAACCCCGCCTCTGACCGCGTGGTTCTGGAGCTGCTTGTGCGCGTTGGTCGGGTGAAGCGCATCAACAAGGACAATCATCCCCTGCAGTACACATGGAACGAGGAGGGCTACGACACCGCATGGGTGCCCCCCAACTGTGGCATGAAAGCGGTGCCAAGTGGTCTCGAGGAGGATTGTGTGTTCGACCCCAAAAACATCAAAGTGGTGGCCATCGCAAAAGCACCAGATGCTGTGCTTCAGGAGCTTCAGCAGCTGGTGGCGACCCACCTCCGGGACCCCGCAGCGGATGGCACCATTCATGTGTGTCCCCTGTGCATGAGGGAAGTTCGCGCGGGGTCCCACGTTACACAAGCATGCTGGAGCTGCAACCAAGACATCTGCATATTTATGCCTCAACACGTGTGCAGAAGGGTCTAA